One stretch of Chitinophaga pendula DNA includes these proteins:
- a CDS encoding DUF6268 family outer membrane beta-barrel protein yields the protein MPDNAPTTSTAIMPRTHRCRTVRYTFTALVTILATSLLYRPSASAQLRPSGMGFSVDYSPGSRYVRPEDSVKTGSTSAMQRFNFEANFLLSNKMDTVTHRYRAWAMTVRGSYSKLTNKDFEKRVLPSELLNADIGVQHLRSLRNNWSLLAVASVGLYTDLSEINSNDLFINAGAFFIKQKGKFTYGFGAVATNVVGVPLLLPGVLFQYHTQGKWQVDVVLPENVSLTYKASKQSDLTLYFRPKQVPYDVDTKLHDKRLLSYWELPIGLEHTWRIGKKVEVRYSGGLMALRSFQYTDKSLSQLFSNAPVHRLTANYFLNAGIRWNF from the coding sequence ATGCCTGACAACGCACCAACGACATCTACTGCCATCATGCCGCGCACCCACCGCTGCCGCACTGTGCGGTACACTTTTACTGCGCTCGTTACTATCCTGGCCACCTCCCTGCTCTACCGTCCATCCGCTTCCGCGCAGCTGCGCCCGTCTGGTATGGGCTTCTCCGTAGATTACTCACCTGGCTCGCGCTACGTACGTCCGGAAGACAGCGTAAAGACAGGCTCCACCAGCGCCATGCAGCGGTTCAACTTCGAAGCCAATTTCCTGCTCTCCAATAAAATGGATACCGTCACCCACCGCTATCGTGCCTGGGCCATGACCGTAAGAGGCAGCTATTCCAAACTCACCAACAAAGATTTTGAAAAAAGAGTACTCCCGTCCGAGTTACTCAATGCAGATATAGGCGTACAACACCTTCGCTCCCTGCGTAATAACTGGTCATTGCTGGCCGTCGCATCCGTAGGCTTGTATACCGACCTCTCCGAGATCAACAGCAATGACCTCTTCATCAACGCTGGTGCTTTCTTTATCAAACAAAAAGGCAAATTCACCTATGGATTCGGCGCCGTCGCCACCAACGTAGTAGGCGTACCGTTGTTACTACCGGGTGTTTTATTCCAGTACCATACCCAGGGCAAATGGCAAGTTGATGTAGTACTGCCCGAAAATGTCAGCCTCACTTACAAAGCCTCCAAACAATCAGACCTGACCTTGTATTTCCGCCCTAAACAAGTACCGTACGATGTAGATACTAAACTGCATGATAAACGCCTGTTAAGTTATTGGGAATTGCCGATCGGCCTGGAACACACCTGGCGCATAGGTAAAAAAGTAGAGGTGAGATATAGCGGGGGATTAATGGCATTGAGGAGTTTTCAATATACCGACAAAAGCCTTTCACAGCTATTCAGTAATGCACCCGTACATAGACTTACGGCCAACTATTTCCTGAATGCAGGCATCCGCTGGAACTTCTAA
- a CDS encoding helix-turn-helix transcriptional regulator: protein MSITITNETMEVFHQPALRLYPDKLSAPQVTRESRDEHYTFWDSYFEQLYFDGMHAGFCTAEVHHDIYITSEQTSAMPGMVFLQRGGITAIRQDYEGPQHLGEQQHNFVFDPYATATTMIRGQSQLDVFVLSFLPERFLQLVSDTGPVMDRIAESIAASRPFTFRLQQHMPITPKMQALITEIRQCRYPEGLKKLFLQSRVLELLALQCEQLEAVYGHKQKCSKLTPADIRKVQLAKEILLSDIQHPPSLTELCRQVGLNEFKLKVGFKEVFHHTVFGYLKAFRMERARTLLANRSMSVTEIAYEMGYASLHHFSNEFKKHFGVSPASMR, encoded by the coding sequence ATGAGTATTACTATTACCAATGAGACGATGGAGGTATTTCATCAACCGGCGTTGCGATTATACCCGGATAAGCTATCGGCTCCGCAGGTGACCCGGGAAAGCCGGGATGAGCATTATACCTTTTGGGACAGTTATTTTGAGCAGCTGTATTTTGATGGTATGCATGCCGGTTTTTGTACGGCGGAGGTGCACCATGATATCTATATCACCAGTGAGCAGACATCGGCGATGCCCGGTATGGTATTTCTGCAGCGGGGCGGTATTACGGCTATCCGGCAGGATTATGAGGGACCGCAGCATTTGGGGGAGCAGCAACATAATTTTGTCTTTGATCCCTATGCTACCGCTACTACGATGATCCGTGGGCAATCGCAGCTGGATGTGTTCGTGCTTAGTTTTTTGCCGGAACGTTTTTTACAGTTGGTATCCGACACGGGGCCTGTGATGGATCGCATAGCAGAAAGCATTGCAGCCAGCCGGCCATTTACATTCCGGTTACAGCAGCATATGCCTATTACGCCCAAGATGCAGGCATTGATCACCGAGATCCGGCAATGCCGGTATCCGGAAGGCTTGAAAAAGTTGTTCCTGCAATCCAGGGTATTGGAGTTGCTGGCCCTTCAATGTGAGCAGCTGGAAGCCGTATATGGACATAAACAAAAGTGTTCGAAGCTGACGCCTGCGGATATCAGGAAGGTACAGTTGGCCAAGGAAATATTATTGAGTGATATACAGCATCCGCCGTCGCTGACGGAATTATGCCGGCAGGTAGGTTTGAATGAGTTCAAGCTGAAGGTTGGATTTAAGGAAGTCTTTCATCATACAGTATTTGGATATCTGAAGGCATTCCGGATGGAGCGGGCGCGTACGTTGTTGGCCAACCGGTCGATGTCTGTTACGGAGATCGCATATGAGATGGGGTATGCTTCCTTGCATCACTTCAGTAACGAGTTTAAGAAACATTTTGGTGTAAGTCCTGCCAGTATGAGATAA
- a CDS encoding helix-turn-helix domain-containing protein, producing the protein MYFKLPPQWQDSVVTAVLPASPEDPALLPYLPVVRLQGPFGQLYRQKIKDTEFVLYRQVFRIRQAVPLCLQVTAPQIILNYMQRGSLFCELQGYGKVMLAAGTSQLFYVPPGTHILLLEPGEYMVSHVHLSADYLEPLALQHDGLRMVCQRVLYASGSARQEYAGSIHTDILQILDKIQRCRLAAGARMVFLQARVRDLLLAYLEDSSITRQDKACRYQFTVEDIYRLELARREAAANLLEPLTMQVLAKKVNMHPRKLEAGLRWVYGLPAKLMIRQLRIEKAKELLRSTNDSVASIAYECGYQDITTFVRAFRAQENCKPMDYRKME; encoded by the coding sequence ATGTACTTTAAGCTCCCTCCCCAATGGCAGGACAGCGTTGTTACGGCTGTATTGCCTGCCAGTCCTGAAGATCCTGCGCTTTTACCTTATCTGCCTGTGGTCCGGCTGCAAGGACCTTTCGGGCAACTTTACCGACAGAAGATAAAAGATACTGAGTTTGTGTTGTACCGGCAGGTGTTCCGGATACGGCAGGCGGTGCCTTTGTGTTTGCAGGTAACGGCGCCACAGATCATCCTGAACTATATGCAGCGGGGCAGCTTGTTCTGCGAGCTGCAGGGGTATGGTAAAGTGATGCTGGCAGCTGGTACTTCGCAGCTGTTCTATGTGCCACCCGGTACGCATATACTCCTGCTGGAACCAGGTGAGTATATGGTATCTCATGTACATCTGTCGGCGGACTATCTGGAGCCATTGGCATTGCAGCATGATGGGCTACGGATGGTCTGTCAGCGGGTGTTGTATGCTTCCGGTAGTGCGCGGCAGGAATATGCCGGCAGTATCCATACGGACATTCTGCAGATACTTGACAAGATACAGCGATGTAGGCTGGCTGCCGGCGCCCGTATGGTATTTCTGCAAGCCAGGGTTAGAGACCTGCTGTTGGCATACCTGGAAGACAGTAGCATAACCCGGCAGGATAAAGCATGCCGTTATCAATTTACAGTGGAGGACATTTACCGGCTGGAGCTGGCACGCCGGGAGGCAGCAGCTAATTTGCTGGAGCCCTTAACGATGCAGGTACTGGCAAAGAAGGTGAATATGCATCCACGTAAGCTGGAAGCCGGATTGCGTTGGGTATATGGCTTGCCTGCCAAGTTGATGATCCGGCAGCTGCGGATTGAAAAGGCGAAGGAATTATTACGCAGTACTAATGATAGTGTGGCAAGTATTGCGTATGAGTGTGGATATCAGGATATCACCACATTTGTAAGGGCTTTCAGGGCACAGGAAAATTGCAAACCAATGGACTATAGAAAGATGGAATAA
- a CDS encoding OsmC family protein — MAKQHHYALTAEWTGNTGIGTTNYRAYERSYTINSDGKPEMLGSADPAFRGDPSRYNPEDMLVAALSACHMLSYLYLCTVHGIVVTEYIDKATGIMEETPDGGGRFNSVTLYPEVTITNPSLAEKANSLHHDANKLCYIANSCNFPIHHEPVCRTK; from the coding sequence ATGGCCAAACAACATCATTACGCACTCACTGCCGAATGGACAGGCAACACCGGCATCGGTACGACCAACTATCGCGCCTATGAACGCAGCTATACCATCAATAGCGACGGCAAACCGGAAATGCTGGGTTCCGCAGATCCCGCCTTCCGGGGCGATCCCTCCCGGTATAATCCGGAGGATATGCTGGTAGCGGCACTGTCTGCCTGTCACATGCTCTCCTACTTGTACTTGTGTACTGTCCACGGCATTGTTGTCACCGAGTATATCGACAAAGCTACCGGCATCATGGAAGAAACACCCGATGGCGGTGGACGTTTTAATTCCGTCACTTTGTACCCGGAAGTGACGATCACTAATCCTTCGCTGGCAGAAAAGGCGAACTCACTTCATCACGACGCCAACAAACTTTGTTATATCGCCAACTCCTGTAATTTCCCCATACACCACGAACCGGTGTGTCGAACAAAATAA
- a CDS encoding polysaccharide lyase 6 family protein, protein MRSTAVPYTSHFSCRWQRIASLILLIICSLATTTTARQAAAIAVHSLPELQEAVNKATPGAIIILADGNYTATTDININAQGTAAQPITIRAATNGKAFITGEGGFHLTAPASHLVIQGFFFKHTSSRTRTDAGTSFCRFLQNTFETTGDGENLLINGNDHQVAYNTFQHKDAMGRFIAIRGTGSQIAERLWIHHNYFFDHKRQKANGAESLQFGLSGFSLSTSNSVVEYNLFEDCDGENELISIKASGITLRYNTIRNCPAHFTLRHGNHNTVYGNYFFNTPGLRIFGDDHTIHSNYFEQCSPAINIGNGGAEVADGAPLTSHDRPDRVLIAFNTLINNKQNIVQQPRNNGIGATQITISHNIISGGPVAAKLAGPLTGTIWEDNTLVQVNDPGDMPAGAYITGTPKLIADKKGIWRLQKSYPAFIKDTAILLLIPFDMDGQPRKAPLDAGADQFSQAAATAWPLTKEQTGAQAVQPRSSTR, encoded by the coding sequence ATGAGATCGACCGCTGTCCCTTACACATCACACTTTTCTTGCCGCTGGCAACGTATTGCCAGCCTGATCCTGCTGATCATTTGCAGCCTGGCCACCACCACCACCGCCCGGCAAGCAGCGGCTATCGCCGTACACTCCCTGCCCGAACTGCAGGAAGCAGTGAATAAAGCCACGCCCGGCGCTATCATCATACTGGCCGATGGCAACTACACCGCTACCACTGATATCAACATCAACGCGCAAGGCACCGCCGCCCAACCTATCACTATCCGGGCTGCCACCAATGGCAAAGCCTTCATCACCGGCGAAGGTGGCTTCCACCTCACGGCACCGGCAAGCCATCTCGTCATACAGGGCTTTTTCTTCAAACATACATCCTCCCGCACCCGCACCGATGCAGGTACTTCCTTCTGCCGCTTTTTACAAAATACCTTCGAGACAACCGGTGATGGTGAAAACCTCCTGATCAATGGCAATGATCACCAGGTAGCTTACAACACCTTCCAGCATAAAGATGCAATGGGCCGTTTTATCGCCATCAGAGGCACCGGCTCCCAGATAGCAGAACGGCTATGGATACATCATAACTACTTCTTCGATCATAAACGCCAAAAAGCCAATGGCGCCGAATCACTGCAATTTGGCCTGAGTGGCTTCAGCCTGTCTACCAGCAACAGTGTAGTAGAGTATAACCTCTTCGAAGATTGTGATGGTGAAAATGAACTTATATCCATCAAAGCATCCGGTATCACCTTGCGATACAATACCATCCGCAACTGTCCGGCACATTTCACCTTACGCCATGGTAACCACAATACCGTATACGGCAACTACTTCTTCAACACACCCGGACTACGCATCTTCGGTGATGACCATACCATCCACAGTAACTACTTCGAACAGTGCTCTCCGGCGATCAACATCGGCAACGGTGGTGCAGAGGTAGCCGACGGCGCCCCGCTTACCAGCCACGACCGTCCCGACCGCGTGCTGATTGCCTTCAACACCCTGATCAATAACAAACAGAACATCGTGCAGCAACCGCGGAACAACGGCATCGGCGCTACGCAGATTACGATATCGCACAACATTATTTCCGGTGGCCCGGTGGCCGCTAAATTAGCAGGCCCCCTGACCGGTACCATCTGGGAGGATAATACACTTGTACAAGTAAACGATCCGGGAGATATGCCGGCCGGCGCCTACATCACCGGCACCCCAAAACTCATTGCCGATAAAAAAGGGATATGGCGCCTGCAAAAGTCCTATCCGGCCTTCATAAAAGATACTGCCATACTACTGCTTATCCCCTTCGACATGGACGGGCAGCCACGTAAAGCACCACTGGATGCAGGTGCCGACCAATTTTCCCAAGCAGCAGCTACCGCATGGCCGCTGACAAAAGAACAAACAGGGGCACAGGCGGTCCAGCCCCGTTCATCCACCCGCTAA
- a CDS encoding S41 family peptidase, translating to MPLKTFRCRALALSAMTLLLSCRAQLSSPSGNFDFEQVDYSHKTPRTWVLSRPGVSDAFVTELDSQVVQHGRYAVRITNIAEPVPGGFGVCQYTIPATFTGSQLKLSGYLKTEDVSGFAGIWMRTDGKGGVLQLNNMRPVGLMGTTDWTKYSVELPYDPVKTTNILVGGLLAGKGKVWVDNLQLEVDGMPYEQAAPKKMTGADLDTSMNSGSGIHHIALTPKRVQQLTNLGMLWGFLKYYHPAIAEGKHNWDAALLRLLPAILATAEDNIVYAVMEKWVDVLGPVIPCKHCADIDSSKIRVKPDYGYLFQPHNLPASLVQKLASIRDNYKQPPAHYYVSMASGVGNPQFGNEQTFGKNPYPDAGIRLVALYQYWNIIQYFYPNRHITGEDWNQVLATSIQPFVEAADKYDYTRAFLRIIARVNDTHANIWGNNPTLDTLIGTRMVPVIARFAENKLVVTGHYKDTMEITRLLQPGDVIDAINHQPVQKLVKQYLPVTPASNLDAQLRDLPGMQGWLLRTNDTVMQLTLVRDGRQIKVPVATLPLRYMNRQEEQIGGPAAVGYKLLDGGNIGYIYPARLTNNDLATIKRLFAKTKAIIFDFRCYPAVFMPYTYGEWLKPAASPFVKFDFVGHTQPGLIEIGGNSSNGISNDSSYKGKVVMLVDSRAQSQSEYTVMAFQTTPDNITIGSTTSGADGDISTINLPGNVKTFISGIGIYYPDGRQTQRVGIKIDMPVRPTIRGIKEGRDELMEAALKVINGH from the coding sequence ATGCCACTGAAAACATTCCGCTGCCGGGCACTGGCACTATCAGCGATGACACTGCTGTTGTCTTGCCGCGCACAGTTATCTTCTCCATCTGGTAATTTTGATTTTGAGCAGGTAGACTATTCGCATAAAACCCCCCGCACCTGGGTGTTATCCCGTCCGGGTGTATCAGATGCTTTCGTTACTGAGCTGGATTCTCAGGTGGTGCAACATGGGCGGTATGCGGTGCGTATCACCAATATAGCAGAACCGGTCCCTGGTGGTTTTGGCGTATGCCAGTACACTATACCCGCGACTTTTACCGGCAGCCAATTAAAGTTAAGTGGATACCTTAAAACGGAAGATGTCAGCGGGTTTGCGGGTATCTGGATGCGAACGGATGGGAAGGGAGGAGTATTGCAACTCAATAATATGCGGCCCGTCGGGCTGATGGGTACTACAGACTGGACGAAGTACAGTGTGGAATTACCTTATGATCCGGTTAAGACGACCAACATACTCGTCGGTGGACTGCTGGCGGGAAAAGGAAAAGTATGGGTAGACAATCTGCAACTGGAAGTAGACGGTATGCCTTATGAGCAGGCCGCTCCTAAAAAAATGACCGGAGCAGATTTAGATACCAGTATGAATAGTGGTTCTGGTATTCATCATATCGCTTTAACGCCTAAACGGGTGCAGCAGCTAACTAACCTGGGTATGTTGTGGGGATTCCTGAAATATTACCACCCTGCGATTGCGGAGGGCAAACATAACTGGGATGCTGCTTTATTACGGTTACTCCCTGCTATACTGGCCACAGCGGAGGATAATATTGTATATGCAGTGATGGAGAAATGGGTGGATGTCTTAGGACCGGTAATTCCCTGTAAGCACTGTGCGGATATCGACAGCAGTAAGATACGGGTGAAGCCGGACTATGGTTACCTGTTCCAGCCACATAACCTGCCTGCCTCGCTGGTACAGAAGCTGGCATCTATCCGGGATAATTATAAACAACCACCAGCGCATTATTATGTATCCATGGCGTCGGGAGTGGGCAATCCGCAATTTGGTAATGAACAGACCTTTGGTAAAAATCCTTATCCCGACGCGGGCATACGGTTAGTAGCCTTGTACCAGTACTGGAATATCATCCAGTATTTTTATCCTAATCGTCATATAACAGGAGAGGACTGGAACCAGGTACTGGCTACCTCTATCCAACCTTTTGTGGAAGCAGCTGACAAATACGACTATACGCGTGCGTTCCTGCGTATTATTGCCCGTGTCAACGATACCCACGCTAACATATGGGGTAACAACCCTACGTTGGATACCTTAATAGGGACGCGGATGGTACCTGTTATCGCCCGTTTTGCAGAGAACAAACTGGTCGTAACCGGTCACTATAAAGATACGATGGAGATCACCCGGTTGCTCCAGCCCGGAGATGTCATTGATGCCATCAATCATCAGCCGGTGCAGAAACTGGTAAAGCAATACCTGCCGGTCACGCCGGCATCCAACCTGGATGCACAGTTAAGAGACCTTCCCGGCATGCAGGGATGGCTCTTGCGTACCAACGATACGGTCATGCAGCTAACGCTGGTACGTGATGGCCGCCAGATCAAGGTACCCGTGGCAACATTGCCATTGCGGTATATGAACCGCCAGGAAGAGCAGATCGGCGGTCCGGCCGCAGTGGGATATAAACTATTGGATGGCGGCAACATAGGATACATCTATCCTGCACGTTTGACCAACAACGACCTGGCAACCATCAAGCGTCTTTTTGCCAAGACCAAAGCCATCATCTTTGATTTCCGCTGTTACCCGGCTGTATTTATGCCGTATACCTATGGGGAATGGTTAAAGCCTGCTGCCTCTCCCTTTGTAAAATTTGACTTTGTGGGACATACGCAGCCTGGCCTGATCGAGATAGGAGGTAATAGTTCGAATGGCATATCCAATGATAGCAGCTACAAAGGAAAAGTCGTTATGCTGGTAGATAGCCGTGCACAGAGCCAGTCAGAGTATACCGTAATGGCCTTTCAGACGACACCGGATAATATCACCATAGGCAGCACAACCTCCGGCGCCGACGGAGATATTTCCACGATCAACTTACCCGGTAATGTTAAAACCTTTATCTCCGGTATCGGTATCTACTATCCCGATGGCAGACAGACACAGCGGGTAGGCATAAAGATAGATATGCCCGTTCGTCCGACGATACGGGGTATTAAGGAAGGCCGGGATGAATTGATGGAAGCGGCGTTGAAGGTGATTAACGGGCATTAG
- a CDS encoding O-antigen ligase family protein has protein sequence MPPSLFTRCCIGILIILLTTLVIADYYWGSKTIFYFEDVYYIMISLSLFLVIVAITFFTSNTVPLHISFSWTDLLLLLLAGYITYRSPLYMNINHALLNTTLLEFYCAFALYYVIKHCLIRYQLQDLIVVVVSVITLLEAILGILQFYSIVGYANSNFKLGGTFNNPSILGNFFALTIPFLLGIALFSSHTAITRVQKSLIYLIVVLAVYALIITMSRSSWIGLMVSLLALLIIRYRMEIVHWKNRLPKLFTGAIVVLTIGSIAMMFILFSLKKDSSIGRYFIYKRCFELIAANPVAGHGQGSFGRTYNLFQSAYFAKHPATLQEKMVADNINIAPGDLIQIWIELGSIGLILLLIIFLIIILRGISQLKDLEGKDRCFQAGSLGAIIAIAVCGLLSYPLHIIPVSIPALIILCLQHTAEGTLFTVSLPGKIKQISLLILAGIVSLLFYIQIQQYSLQREWRKLNIAAGFLNNENTVEHYYRLYKSLHDKYLFLSEMGVKLFQLGRYSAAIHLLDESNYYLANYQTFIYIGIAYQELNDDAKALQNFKIAVNMVPNRLLPKFHLLKCYLKMGKPVEAQMLANEILTMPIKVSNPTTDFIKEEVTRMMSTTPFPNAR, from the coding sequence ATGCCCCCATCCCTATTCACACGCTGCTGCATCGGTATACTGATCATATTGCTGACGACACTCGTAATTGCTGACTATTACTGGGGTTCCAAGACTATCTTCTATTTCGAGGACGTCTATTATATCATGATCAGCCTCTCTCTTTTCCTGGTTATCGTAGCCATCACCTTCTTTACCAGTAATACTGTCCCGTTGCATATTTCTTTTTCCTGGACGGATCTGCTTTTATTACTGCTAGCCGGATATATAACCTACCGTAGCCCGCTTTATATGAATATCAATCATGCATTATTAAATACTACGCTCCTTGAATTTTATTGTGCATTTGCCTTGTATTACGTTATTAAACACTGTCTGATAAGATACCAGCTGCAGGATCTGATCGTCGTCGTTGTTAGTGTCATTACCTTGCTTGAAGCGATATTAGGTATACTCCAGTTCTATAGCATCGTAGGGTATGCCAACAGTAATTTTAAATTAGGTGGCACTTTTAACAACCCGAGTATACTAGGCAATTTCTTTGCATTGACCATTCCATTTTTATTGGGTATTGCTCTTTTTTCGTCGCACACCGCTATTACCAGGGTACAGAAGTCCCTTATTTACCTGATAGTTGTATTGGCGGTGTATGCGCTCATAATTACTATGTCTCGCAGCAGCTGGATAGGACTGATGGTTAGCTTACTGGCATTGCTGATCATCAGGTACCGAATGGAAATCGTTCATTGGAAAAACAGGTTACCAAAATTATTTACAGGTGCCATCGTTGTTTTGACAATAGGCAGTATTGCGATGATGTTCATTCTTTTTTCATTAAAAAAGGATTCTTCGATCGGCAGGTATTTTATTTATAAACGTTGCTTTGAACTCATCGCTGCCAATCCGGTGGCCGGTCATGGGCAGGGAAGTTTCGGGCGCACTTACAATCTCTTCCAGTCTGCCTATTTCGCGAAGCATCCGGCGACACTGCAAGAAAAAATGGTGGCTGACAATATAAACATAGCCCCCGGTGATCTTATTCAGATATGGATAGAATTGGGAAGTATAGGACTTATACTCCTGCTTATTATTTTTCTGATTATCATCTTGCGCGGCATCTCCCAGTTGAAAGACCTGGAAGGTAAAGACAGATGTTTTCAGGCTGGAAGCCTTGGCGCCATAATTGCCATCGCGGTTTGCGGATTATTATCATATCCGCTGCATATTATCCCGGTATCTATACCGGCACTCATCATCTTATGCCTGCAGCATACAGCAGAAGGTACACTTTTTACGGTTTCATTGCCCGGCAAGATCAAGCAGATATCACTATTAATACTTGCGGGTATTGTGTCCTTATTGTTTTATATACAGATACAGCAATACAGTTTGCAACGGGAATGGCGCAAACTGAATATTGCTGCCGGTTTTCTGAACAATGAAAACACCGTAGAACATTATTACAGATTGTATAAAAGCCTGCATGACAAGTACCTGTTCCTATCTGAAATGGGTGTCAAACTATTTCAATTGGGTAGGTACTCAGCCGCTATCCATTTATTGGATGAAAGCAATTATTATTTAGCAAATTATCAAACCTTTATCTACATAGGAATTGCCTATCAGGAGCTGAATGATGATGCTAAGGCATTGCAAAATTTTAAGATAGCTGTCAATATGGTACCCAACAGGCTCTTACCTAAGTTTCATTTATTAAAATGTTATCTAAAGATGGGTAAACCGGTAGAAGCCCAAATGCTTGCCAATGAGATACTAACTATGCCAATCAAAGTCAGCAATCCAACTACTGACTTCATAAAAGAGGAAGTGACACGAATGATGTCAACGACTCCTTTCCCTAATGCCCGTTAA
- a CDS encoding alpha/beta hydrolase, protein MNFYREQELLIPVEGGVSLSGTLTTPDSRDSNHLVAVIVAGSGPTDRDGNQAGIIYPNTYRFLAHDLAQKGVSVFRYDKRGVAASARAGSKEYKLTFDNYIQDLVACISYLRERYHFRRAILIGHSEGALISFIAGKKAQADGYIAIGAPGSPIDTILLGQIKERMPLLSAKAGTILSKLRNKETVDSVPRELTALFRHDVQPFLMTMMAYDPSREIAAIDAPVLIIQGDNDLQIKMAETDKLIKAKPAAMTAIIQHMNHVLKISEQDNNRNIQLYNSPATPISAAIAEHINVFIRKNNFVK, encoded by the coding sequence GTGAATTTTTACAGGGAACAAGAGTTGTTAATACCAGTAGAAGGTGGTGTGTCATTGTCTGGTACTTTGACCACACCGGATTCCAGGGATTCTAATCATTTGGTAGCTGTTATTGTCGCCGGTTCCGGACCGACGGACCGGGATGGCAATCAGGCTGGTATCATTTATCCAAATACGTATCGTTTTCTCGCACACGACCTTGCACAAAAAGGAGTTTCGGTATTCAGATATGATAAACGTGGAGTGGCAGCCAGCGCCCGGGCAGGTAGTAAGGAATATAAACTGACGTTCGATAATTATATACAAGATCTTGTTGCATGTATATCCTATTTAAGAGAACGTTATCATTTCAGACGTGCAATACTTATAGGACATAGCGAAGGTGCGCTCATCTCCTTCATAGCTGGTAAAAAGGCACAGGCGGATGGCTATATTGCCATAGGGGCGCCCGGTAGCCCTATAGACACGATTCTGCTTGGCCAGATCAAAGAACGGATGCCATTATTGTCTGCAAAGGCAGGAACGATATTGTCGAAACTCAGGAATAAGGAAACAGTAGACTCTGTACCGAGAGAATTGACTGCCTTGTTTAGACACGATGTTCAGCCCTTTCTTATGACGATGATGGCTTATGATCCATCACGGGAGATCGCGGCAATAGATGCACCTGTGCTGATCATTCAGGGAGATAATGATCTTCAGATAAAAATGGCAGAAACAGATAAACTTATCAAGGCGAAACCTGCTGCGATGACAGCTATTATCCAGCATATGAATCATGTCTTGAAGATAAGCGAACAGGATAACAATCGTAATATTCAGTTATATAACTCCCCTGCAACACCTATATCGGCGGCTATTGCAGAACACATAAATGTTTTTATCAGGAAAAATAATTTTGTGAAATAA
- a CDS encoding DUF1648 domain-containing protein, protein MENNVGGSISGQPIIVFNMIVQKIKEVVLPSNVQRRYIVMSIVTALMMIAHFLIITLSYAGMPARIPTHYNIRGEADAYGDKSNIWSLLIVSFTVFVVLSILIQSSFIYKNYKGDPENWGVRDEQRGNATKRLLIVLRMFCALIFLIIAVTTITIALG, encoded by the coding sequence ATGGAGAACAACGTTGGTGGTAGCATTTCTGGTCAACCAATTATTGTATTTAACATGATCGTTCAAAAGATAAAAGAAGTCGTGCTGCCATCTAATGTACAGCGTAGGTACATTGTAATGAGTATCGTGACAGCACTAATGATGATCGCACACTTTTTGATCATTACATTATCTTATGCCGGTATGCCTGCGCGGATACCTACGCACTATAATATCCGGGGAGAAGCAGATGCCTATGGTGACAAAAGCAATATCTGGAGTTTGCTCATCGTATCTTTTACCGTGTTTGTCGTCCTTTCGATACTTATACAAAGTAGTTTTATATACAAAAATTATAAAGGTGATCCGGAAAACTGGGGGGTAAGAGATGAACAGCGTGGAAATGCTACAAAGCGACTGTTAATTGTATTGAGAATGTTTTGCGCCTTAATATTTCTGATTATTGCAGTGACAACGATTACTATAGCCCTCGGTTAA